One window from the genome of Streptomyces sp. NBC_01476 encodes:
- a CDS encoding carboxypeptidase regulatory-like domain-containing protein, whose amino-acid sequence MAVLGLQLPAAASAFAAPAQQHATAPGANSPRSDVVRQCGEAKAGQFSCLALRRTDIPAKAGLQPHDATPDGYGPGDLQSAYALPADGGAGQTVAIVDAFDDPTAEADLAIYRAQFGLPACTTANGCFTKVDQRGGTDYPTPDPDWAGEISLDVDMVSAAAPNAHILLVEADTPNFEDLGAAVDEAVALGAKYVSNSYGTGYSSVPGSGEDPSELTAMDPYYNHPGVAVVASSGDDGFGVSYPAASQYVTSVGGTALTPDAGSPRGWTESVWNNAFGGPGSGCSVYEPKPAFQTDTACAKRSVTDVSAVSDPVTGVSVYQTFGGGGWSVYGGTSAASPLIAGIYASAGTPTAGTYPNSYLYAQKSAFNDVTQGNNGTCTPAALCTAGPGYDGPTGLGTPNGLAAFRSGPHGVISGTVTDHATGDPLAGATVKAGDYTATADATGAYKLDIPPGSYDLTASAYGYADGTATSVVLADGATVTESFALDAVPTRTVSGKVTDGSGHGWPLYAKITAAGVPGGPVFTDPATGAYSLTLPENTSYTLHVVANYPGYTAVDKTVQIAAADRTVNFAVPVDAVTAEAPGYSVHLSGPTEPFTSTTGPPAGWSVVNGPGTTGGWSFDDSGSRGNRTGGDGGFAIIDSDHIGQGLEQDSTLLSPSYDLTGQTNPVLGFDTDYREFSNSTADVDVSADGGTTWTNLWKQTTTSVTGPAHFDIPLTDYVGKTDVRLRFHYTGSWAYWWELDNVFVGQRSYDPVPGGLIVGNVTDANTKAGVNGATVTSADAPDDHTTTTATPDDPNLGDGFYWTFSHLTGKHPVTASASKYTSVTATANIPPDGTVNRNLKLTAGQLKVTPASIAKTVGWGKTATQKVTVKNTGTAPATLTVGENSGGVVVQQAGAPLNLVKGQYSRLSLKAQSGKSGAKPGAKAGADASPGAAGDAWQAAPDLPVATGDNAVATYQGTVYSAFGFTGSTDTSDLYAYSTDAGAWTKLASAADTREAPAHGIINGKLYAAGGWGASGDPDAKLEIYDIASNTWSTGASTPKPYAGSGSAVLDGKLYAVGGCTASACGTTDVTVYDPATNSWSSVAAYPKPVSWESCGAIAGKLYCAGGTTDAGSFADAYVYDPAADAWSPIADQPTDAWGASYTAANGLLLVEGGAVNGGAALTNQTWAYQPDDNTWTALPNSNASLYRGGGGTGFYAVGGLAGGQPAVPAKTTEVLPGYDQGESSDVTWLSESTDTVTVAVGASATFTVTLDASVPEITQPGTYTASLSLGSDTPYQLAPIGVSFTVNPPATWGKIAGTVKASGGAPLAGATVQINTWATHYTLKTGTDGTYQLWLDTRNNPLQLIVAKDGYQPTTATVKITKGATTTSNFTLLKD is encoded by the coding sequence GTGGCCATCGTGGACGCCTTCGACGACCCCACCGCGGAAGCCGACCTGGCCATCTACCGCGCGCAGTTCGGCCTCCCCGCCTGCACCACGGCCAACGGCTGCTTCACCAAGGTCGACCAGCGCGGCGGCACCGACTACCCCACGCCGGACCCGGACTGGGCCGGCGAGATATCCCTTGACGTCGACATGGTCTCGGCCGCCGCGCCCAACGCCCATATCCTGCTGGTCGAGGCGGACACCCCGAACTTCGAGGACCTCGGCGCGGCGGTGGACGAGGCGGTCGCGCTCGGCGCGAAGTACGTCTCCAACTCCTACGGCACCGGCTACTCCTCGGTCCCCGGCAGCGGCGAGGACCCCTCCGAACTCACCGCCATGGACCCGTACTACAACCACCCGGGCGTCGCGGTGGTCGCCTCCTCCGGTGACGACGGCTTCGGCGTCAGCTACCCGGCGGCCTCGCAGTACGTGACGTCGGTGGGCGGCACCGCGCTGACCCCGGACGCCGGCTCCCCCCGGGGCTGGACCGAGTCGGTGTGGAACAACGCCTTCGGCGGCCCCGGTTCGGGCTGCTCGGTGTACGAGCCCAAGCCGGCCTTCCAGACCGACACGGCCTGCGCCAAGCGTTCCGTCACCGACGTCTCGGCCGTCTCCGACCCGGTGACCGGCGTCTCGGTCTACCAGACCTTCGGCGGTGGCGGCTGGTCGGTGTACGGCGGCACCAGCGCCGCGTCCCCGCTGATCGCGGGCATCTACGCCTCGGCCGGCACCCCGACGGCAGGGACGTACCCCAACTCGTACCTGTACGCGCAGAAGAGCGCCTTCAACGACGTCACCCAGGGCAACAACGGCACCTGCACCCCGGCCGCGCTCTGCACCGCGGGACCGGGCTACGACGGCCCCACCGGCCTTGGCACTCCCAACGGCCTGGCCGCCTTCCGCAGCGGTCCGCACGGCGTGATCAGCGGCACCGTCACCGACCACGCGACCGGCGACCCGCTGGCCGGTGCCACCGTCAAGGCCGGTGACTACACCGCCACGGCCGACGCCACCGGCGCCTACAAGCTCGATATCCCGCCGGGCAGTTACGACCTCACCGCCAGCGCCTACGGCTACGCCGACGGGACCGCCACCTCCGTGGTGCTCGCCGACGGAGCCACCGTCACCGAGTCCTTCGCCCTCGACGCGGTGCCGACCAGGACCGTCTCCGGCAAGGTCACCGACGGCTCGGGCCACGGCTGGCCGCTCTACGCCAAGATCACCGCGGCGGGCGTGCCCGGCGGCCCGGTCTTCACCGACCCCGCCACCGGCGCCTACTCCCTCACGCTGCCGGAGAACACCTCCTACACCCTGCACGTCGTGGCCAACTACCCCGGCTACACGGCCGTCGACAAGACCGTGCAGATCGCGGCCGCCGACCGGACGGTGAACTTCGCCGTACCGGTGGACGCGGTCACCGCCGAGGCACCCGGCTACAGCGTGCACCTCAGCGGCCCGACCGAGCCGTTCACCTCGACCACCGGCCCGCCGGCCGGCTGGAGCGTCGTCAACGGCCCCGGCACCACCGGTGGCTGGAGCTTCGACGACTCCGGGTCGCGCGGCAACCGCACCGGCGGTGACGGCGGCTTCGCCATCATCGACAGCGACCACATCGGCCAGGGCCTGGAACAGGACAGCACCCTGCTCTCGCCGTCCTACGACCTGACCGGCCAGACCAACCCGGTGCTCGGCTTCGACACCGACTACCGGGAGTTCTCCAACTCCACCGCGGACGTGGACGTCTCGGCCGACGGCGGCACCACCTGGACCAACCTGTGGAAGCAGACCACCACCTCGGTGACCGGTCCTGCCCACTTCGACATCCCGCTCACCGACTACGTCGGCAAGACCGATGTGCGGCTGCGCTTCCACTACACCGGCAGCTGGGCCTACTGGTGGGAGCTCGACAACGTTTTCGTCGGCCAGCGCAGCTACGACCCGGTGCCCGGCGGCCTGATCGTCGGCAACGTCACCGACGCCAACACCAAGGCGGGCGTCAACGGGGCCACGGTGACCAGCGCCGACGCCCCCGACGACCACACCACCACCACGGCGACGCCCGACGACCCGAACCTGGGTGACGGCTTCTACTGGACGTTCTCGCACCTCACCGGCAAGCACCCGGTGACCGCTTCGGCGTCCAAGTACACCTCGGTCACCGCCACCGCCAACATCCCCCCCGACGGGACCGTCAACCGTAACCTCAAGCTCACCGCAGGCCAGTTGAAGGTCACCCCGGCGTCCATCGCCAAGACCGTCGGCTGGGGCAAGACCGCCACCCAGAAGGTGACGGTGAAGAACACCGGCACCGCCCCCGCCACCCTCACGGTCGGCGAGAACTCCGGCGGTGTCGTCGTCCAGCAGGCCGGCGCCCCGCTCAACCTCGTCAAGGGCCAGTACTCGCGGCTCTCGCTGAAGGCGCAGAGCGGCAAGTCCGGTGCCAAGCCGGGCGCGAAGGCCGGCGCCGATGCCTCCCCGGGGGCCGCGGGCGACGCCTGGCAGGCGGCTCCTGACCTGCCGGTCGCCACCGGTGACAACGCGGTCGCCACCTACCAGGGCACCGTCTACTCCGCGTTCGGCTTCACCGGCAGCACCGACACCAGCGACCTGTACGCGTACAGCACGGACGCGGGCGCCTGGACCAAGCTCGCCTCCGCCGCCGACACCCGTGAGGCCCCGGCCCACGGCATCATCAACGGCAAGCTCTACGCGGCCGGCGGCTGGGGTGCCTCCGGTGACCCCGACGCCAAGCTCGAGATCTACGACATCGCCTCCAACACCTGGAGCACCGGGGCGAGTACCCCCAAGCCGTACGCCGGTTCCGGCAGTGCGGTGCTCGACGGCAAGCTGTACGCGGTGGGCGGCTGCACCGCCAGTGCGTGCGGTACGACCGATGTCACCGTGTACGACCCGGCCACCAACTCCTGGTCCAGCGTGGCGGCTTACCCGAAGCCGGTGTCGTGGGAGTCGTGCGGCGCCATCGCCGGCAAGCTCTACTGCGCCGGCGGCACCACCGACGCGGGCAGCTTCGCCGACGCCTACGTCTACGACCCCGCCGCCGACGCCTGGTCGCCGATCGCGGACCAGCCGACCGACGCCTGGGGCGCGTCCTACACCGCCGCCAACGGCCTGCTGCTGGTCGAGGGCGGCGCCGTCAACGGGGGCGCGGCACTGACCAACCAGACCTGGGCCTACCAGCCCGACGACAACACCTGGACGGCACTGCCGAACTCCAACGCCTCGCTCTACCGCGGTGGCGGCGGCACCGGCTTCTACGCGGTCGGCGGCCTGGCCGGCGGTCAGCCGGCCGTCCCGGCCAAGACCACGGAGGTGCTGCCCGGCTACGACCAGGGCGAATCCAGCGATGTGACCTGGCTCAGTGAGAGCACCGACACGGTGACCGTGGCGGTGGGCGCCAGCGCGACCTTCACCGTCACGCTCGACGCATCCGTGCCGGAGATCACCCAGCCGGGCACGTACACCGCGTCGCTGAGCCTCGGCTCCGACACGCCCTACCAACTCGCCCCGATCGGGGTGTCGTTCACGGTGAACCCGCCCGCGACATGGGGCAAGATCGCCGGCACCGTGAAGGCGTCCGGGGGCGCTCCGCTGGCCGGGGCGACCGTGCAGATCAACACCTGGGCGACGCACTACACCCTCAAGACCGGGACCGACGGCACCTATCAGCTGTGGCTCGACACCCGGAACAACCCGCTGCAGCTGATCGTGGCCAAGGACGGCTACCAGCCGACCACGGCCACCGTGAAGATCACCAAGGGGGCGACCACCACCAGCAACTTCACGCTGCTGAAGGACTGA